GGGGAAAGTCACGACCCACCAGGCCCGCTGGATAAATTCCAGAGCCCCGGAGAGCATGGCCCCCCATTCCGGACTCGGCGGCTGAGCCCCCAAGCCGATAAAGCCGAGGGCAGCTGCATCAAGAATGGCATTGGAGAAGCCGAGGGAAGCCTGGACTATGAGCGGAGCCATGCAATTGGGCAAAATGGTGATAAACACCAGCCGCATCACGCCGGCACCGCTAACCTGAGAAGCAATAACGTAGTCCTTGGAGCTTTCCGCCATCACCGAAGCCCGGGTGATTCGCACATAATGGGGCAGGTAGGTTATGGCGATGGCGATAGCCGCGTTGATCAAACCCGGCCCTAAAATGGTCACGATGGCCAGGGCCAGCAACAGACTGGGCAGAGCCATGATGATGTCCATGGCCCGCATCACCAGGGTATCGGTGACACCGCGGGCATAACCAGCCATCAAGCCGATCAGGGTCCCGATCACCAGGGACATGGAGACGACGATCATGCCCATGAACAGGGACAGCCGGCCACCATAGATCAAGCGGGTCAGGATATCCCGTCCGACTTCATCCGTCCCCAGCGGGAAACGCCACAGGCCACCGTCTTGCCAGGCTGGCGGCGTGAGAATGTAGTCACGGTACTGTTCGAAGGGGCTATGAGGGGTCAACAGTGGTGCAAACAGGGCGGCCAGCAAGACCAGGACAATGAATCCGAAGCCGATCAGCGCGCCGCGGTTTTCACAGAAATAACTCCAGAATTCGCGCCAGGGGCCGGGCGGGGAAATCTCGTCAATGGCAGCTGTCGCCTGAATTGGTTCGCTC
This genomic window from Pelobacter seleniigenes DSM 18267 contains:
- a CDS encoding ABC transporter permease subunit, with product MSEPIQATAAIDEISPPGPWREFWSYFCENRGALIGFGFIVLVLLAALFAPLLTPHSPFEQYRDYILTPPAWQDGGLWRFPLGTDEVGRDILTRLIYGGRLSLFMGMIVVSMSLVIGTLIGLMAGYARGVTDTLVMRAMDIIMALPSLLLALAIVTILGPGLINAAIAIAITYLPHYVRITRASVMAESSKDYVIASQVSGAGVMRLVFITILPNCMAPLIVQASLGFSNAILDAAALGFIGLGAQPPSPEWGAMLSGALEFIQRAWWVVTFPGLMILLTVLAFNLMGDGLRDALDPKMKR